In the Leptospira sp. WS4.C2 genome, one interval contains:
- a CDS encoding glycosyltransferase: MRVLYFSDTFLPKTDGVAVSIKNFSELLALRGHQFCICAPKYGDGDFDRMTDNIQVVRFRSGYLPSYPDIKVVLPSPGKIKRIIEDFKPDLIHIHTPGLLGLYAVNAAERFGVPTIGTYHTLMAEQEMYVSFYRLFKLDKLFFKANKFKKKLNIDELDKIVKFDNFNIRKKIILKICNDIYNRCDVVISPSHLIKEQLIEYGITRPITVVSNGMDLKRFQGTPKTYTGGDAPKFLHVGRISYEKNCDVVLNAFKTIHEHYPKATLAIIGEGPAIPSLERQAEHLGIQAAVSFKGFIPNAVLHEEYPKYDVFLTASTMETQGLVVLEAIACGLPAVGVDAFALPELIRHGENGYIAKPFDSKGIAQGALEIIRNPEEYAKFSKNSIQIASGHDMEKCVDTMEEVYSKVIEAMKGKVKKSNIFDLFFDFMQ, encoded by the coding sequence TTGCGAGTCTTATATTTTTCCGATACTTTTTTGCCAAAAACCGACGGAGTCGCTGTTTCGATTAAGAATTTTTCTGAACTTTTGGCTTTGCGTGGGCACCAGTTTTGTATTTGTGCTCCCAAATACGGTGACGGGGACTTTGATCGGATGACGGACAATATCCAAGTGGTTCGATTTCGCTCGGGATACCTTCCGAGTTACCCCGATATCAAAGTGGTTTTGCCTTCTCCGGGAAAAATCAAACGGATCATTGAAGATTTCAAACCCGATCTCATCCACATCCATACCCCAGGACTTCTCGGTCTTTACGCTGTGAACGCGGCGGAGAGGTTTGGTGTTCCCACCATTGGAACCTACCATACCCTAATGGCAGAACAAGAAATGTATGTTTCCTTTTATCGTCTGTTCAAACTAGATAAACTATTTTTTAAAGCCAATAAGTTTAAGAAAAAACTAAATATTGATGAGTTAGATAAAATTGTAAAATTTGATAACTTCAATATCCGCAAAAAAATCATCTTAAAAATTTGTAATGATATCTATAATCGTTGTGATGTGGTCATCTCACCGAGTCACCTCATCAAAGAACAACTGATTGAATATGGAATCACTCGTCCTATCACAGTAGTTTCCAATGGAATGGATTTAAAAAGGTTCCAAGGCACTCCCAAAACCTATACTGGTGGGGATGCGCCGAAGTTTTTGCATGTGGGTCGAATCTCTTATGAAAAAAATTGTGATGTGGTACTCAATGCTTTTAAAACCATCCATGAACATTACCCGAAGGCAACACTTGCGATCATTGGCGAAGGCCCTGCCATTCCTTCTTTGGAAAGACAAGCGGAACATTTGGGAATCCAAGCTGCAGTTAGTTTTAAAGGCTTTATCCCCAATGCCGTGTTACACGAAGAGTATCCGAAGTATGATGTTTTTTTGACTGCCTCCACTATGGAAACACAAGGTCTTGTTGTTTTAGAAGCGATTGCTTGCGGACTTCCTGCTGTGGGAGTGGACGCTTTTGCCTTGCCGGAACTCATTCGTCACGGAGAAAACGGATACATAGCCAAACCGTTTGATTCCAAAGGAATCGCCCAAGGTGCCTTAGAAATCATTCGTAACCCGGAAGAGTATGCTAAGTTTTCCAAAAATTCCATTCAAATTGCGTCGGGCCATGATATGGAAAAATGCGTAGATACAATGGAAGAAGTATATTCTAAAGTCATTGAAGCAATGAAGGGAAAAGTTAAAAAATCCAATATCTTTGATTTGTTTTTTGATTTTATGCAATGA
- a CDS encoding glycosyltransferase family 9 protein, translating to MTNLLVLRFSAMGDVALMTPALIAIAAKYSNIQLTVVTRGNFAPFFYNIPNLNVLGMNLKKYKGILGLWRMYRDIAKLGPFGHVIDLHGSVRSRFIAFLFRSQGVAYSKIIKGRREKLAQTRRYNKKLNQLPHTVERYLNVFRKAGFDAPIRKGPWLNVDGESKMYAKDFFKSKGIDKKEGQWFGFAPFAGHALKEWSFEKCKRLVEVLLDEFPDCNVFLFGGKDEAKELEILRNSQNRAHIVQGGNLGIRGELGIMDRLDVMIGMDSSNVHIAALLKKPVIGIYGTTHPLSGFGPFAQEDSGVLQVDLPCRPCSIYGNTKCWRGDHACMELIDPLDVVRRIRLIQNVNTLW from the coding sequence ATGACAAACCTTTTAGTACTACGATTTTCAGCGATGGGGGATGTGGCATTAATGACACCGGCTCTCATTGCCATTGCAGCAAAATATTCCAATATTCAGCTGACAGTTGTTACTAGAGGAAACTTCGCACCATTTTTCTACAATATTCCTAATCTCAATGTATTAGGAATGAATCTAAAAAAATACAAAGGAATTTTAGGTCTTTGGCGGATGTATCGTGATATCGCCAAACTTGGTCCATTCGGCCATGTGATCGATTTACATGGCTCTGTTCGTTCCCGCTTCATTGCCTTTTTATTTCGTAGCCAAGGAGTCGCTTACTCCAAAATCATCAAAGGCCGTCGTGAAAAATTAGCACAAACAAGACGTTATAATAAAAAACTAAACCAACTCCCGCACACAGTGGAACGTTATTTAAATGTATTCCGCAAAGCAGGCTTTGATGCCCCCATTCGCAAAGGTCCTTGGCTCAATGTCGATGGGGAATCGAAAATGTATGCAAAAGACTTTTTTAAGTCCAAAGGTATTGATAAAAAAGAAGGCCAATGGTTTGGATTTGCCCCTTTTGCTGGACATGCACTTAAAGAATGGAGTTTTGAAAAATGCAAAAGGCTCGTAGAAGTTTTACTTGATGAATTTCCTGACTGCAACGTATTTCTGTTTGGTGGAAAAGACGAAGCGAAAGAATTAGAAATCCTCAGGAATAGTCAAAATCGTGCTCATATTGTCCAAGGTGGAAACTTAGGTATCCGCGGGGAACTTGGGATTATGGATCGCTTAGATGTGATGATTGGAATGGATAGTTCCAACGTCCACATTGCGGCCCTACTCAAAAAACCTGTGATTGGAATTTATGGAACCACCCACCCCCTTTCTGGATTTGGCCCTTTTGCCCAAGAAGATTCAGGAGTTTTGCAAGTGGACTTACCTTGCCGGCCTTGTTCCATTTATGGAAATACAAAATGTTGGCGAGGAGACCATGCTTGTATGGAACTCATTGACCCACTAGACGTTGTTCGTCGAATCCGTCTCATTCAAAATGTAAATACACTTTGGTGA
- a CDS encoding DUF4254 domain-containing protein, with amino-acid sequence MKALEAIKAVSIFQESVLDWHKKEAPHPNPYPEGSLESTLYQKNHIDTIQWHIEDEIRRPDIALEDVVALKRKIDKLNQDRTDMVEKLDDFVIEMFRSVTPKPNARLNSESPAWLLDRMSILELKIYHMEEQVARKDSSASKEHIAKCQAKLDILLDQREDLKKCLDELFLDYSEGTKRVKVYRQMKMYNDQNLNPSLYKNQK; translated from the coding sequence ATGAAAGCATTGGAAGCCATAAAAGCCGTCTCTATTTTCCAGGAATCCGTTCTGGATTGGCATAAAAAAGAAGCCCCTCATCCAAATCCTTATCCTGAAGGAAGTTTGGAGTCCACCCTCTACCAAAAAAACCACATCGATACCATCCAGTGGCATATTGAAGATGAAATTCGTAGACCAGACATAGCTTTAGAAGATGTTGTGGCACTCAAACGAAAGATCGACAAACTGAACCAAGACAGAACCGATATGGTAGAAAAACTCGATGACTTTGTGATCGAAATGTTTCGTTCCGTCACACCAAAACCGAATGCGCGGTTGAATTCTGAATCGCCCGCTTGGTTACTCGATCGTATGAGTATCTTAGAACTCAAAATTTACCATATGGAAGAACAAGTCGCAAGAAAAGACTCATCTGCTTCCAAAGAACATATCGCCAAATGCCAAGCGAAACTAGATATTCTCCTAGACCAAAGAGAAGATTTGAAAAAATGTTTGGATGAACTTTTTCTCGACTATTCCGAGGGAACAAAACGAGTGAAAGTTTATCGTCAAATGAAGATGTACAATGACCAAAATCTAAATCCGTCTTTGTATAAGAATCAAAAATGA
- a CDS encoding NRDE family protein, translated as MCLVVIAYRVHPEFPLVIVSNRDEFFERPTGPLQLWESNPKVLAGKDLKAGGTWLGVSSLGKLAFLTNVRNLKKPPHPKPKSRGGLVLEFLKTSKDLNSEKYRDEILRTASDYEGFNLFVFDGEVASYIGGDPLQSQILEPGFHAVSNANWNTVWPKTEKLKFAVEQMFGSISKGQDWTKEVTPEFFRMLADSDLVKEDSLLPDTGIGLERERYLSSIRIRVPGYGTRASTLVFYGKESVEVVERTFSDPLSNEFTERREVLEFNET; from the coding sequence ATGTGTTTAGTTGTAATCGCATACAGGGTCCATCCCGAGTTTCCTCTTGTCATCGTATCGAATCGAGATGAGTTTTTTGAAAGACCCACGGGGCCTCTTCAGCTTTGGGAATCGAATCCAAAGGTTCTTGCTGGAAAGGATTTAAAAGCAGGGGGGACTTGGCTTGGTGTGAGTTCTCTCGGCAAGTTGGCCTTTCTCACCAATGTGCGAAACCTAAAGAAACCCCCGCATCCAAAACCGAAATCTCGGGGAGGGCTTGTTTTGGAATTTTTAAAAACATCAAAGGATCTGAATTCTGAGAAATACCGAGACGAAATTCTTAGAACGGCCTCTGACTATGAAGGTTTCAATTTATTTGTATTTGATGGAGAGGTGGCCAGTTACATCGGTGGGGATCCGTTGCAGTCTCAGATTTTAGAACCAGGATTTCATGCAGTGAGTAATGCCAATTGGAATACGGTTTGGCCCAAAACCGAAAAATTGAAATTTGCCGTTGAACAAATGTTTGGTTCTATTTCGAAAGGCCAGGACTGGACTAAAGAAGTGACGCCGGAATTTTTTCGAATGTTAGCTGATTCTGATTTAGTAAAAGAAGACTCACTTCTTCCCGATACAGGAATTGGCCTCGAACGCGAAAGATATTTATCATCCATCCGAATTCGTGTTCCTGGTTACGGAACCCGAGCCTCAACTTTGGTATTTTATGGAAAAGAATCGGTGGAGGTAGTGGAGCGCACTTTCTCCGATCCGCTTTCGAATGAATTTACGGAACGGAGAGAGGTTTTAGAGTTTAACGAAACTTAG
- the glyA gene encoding serine hydroxymethyltransferase: MSYLEKQDPEVYAALKKEDERQEHSLEMIASENFVSRPVLEAYHSTLTNKYAEGYPGKRYYNGCENADKVEELAIERAKKMFGAEYANVQPHSGAQANMAVFLATLEPGDSFLGMNLAHGGHLTHGSAVNISGKYFKPIPYGVDEKTETINYDEVAKLAKEHKPKLIVVGASAYPRTIDFNKFREIANGIGAKIMADIAHISGLVVAGEHPTPIGVCDFVTTTTHKTLRGPRGGLILSSSEHEKILNSRVFPGIQGGPLMHVIAAKAVAFGEALRPDFKTYIQQVVKNAKVLSEVFQKRGFRVVSGGTDNHIVLLDVSVKGLTGKDAADGLDHIGVTVNKNAIPFDKNPPAVASGIRLGTPALTTRGLKEKEIEAVGNLICDYLDHFGDATWESKVKQAVKEITSAFPMKQFRLED, encoded by the coding sequence ATGAGTTATTTAGAAAAACAAGATCCTGAAGTTTACGCTGCATTAAAAAAAGAAGACGAACGCCAAGAACATTCCCTCGAAATGATTGCGAGTGAAAACTTTGTTTCGCGTCCAGTCCTCGAAGCCTACCATTCCACCCTTACCAATAAATATGCCGAAGGGTATCCTGGGAAACGTTACTACAACGGTTGTGAAAACGCAGACAAAGTAGAAGAACTTGCAATTGAACGAGCAAAAAAAATGTTCGGAGCAGAATACGCAAACGTTCAACCACATAGCGGTGCTCAGGCGAATATGGCGGTTTTTCTTGCGACTCTCGAACCAGGAGATAGTTTTCTTGGAATGAATTTGGCACATGGCGGCCACCTAACCCATGGTAGTGCGGTCAATATCAGCGGAAAATATTTCAAACCCATCCCTTATGGGGTAGATGAAAAAACAGAAACCATCAATTATGATGAAGTGGCAAAACTTGCCAAAGAACACAAACCTAAACTCATTGTAGTCGGTGCTTCCGCTTATCCAAGAACCATTGATTTTAATAAATTCAGAGAGATTGCGAATGGAATAGGTGCCAAAATTATGGCCGACATTGCACATATCTCTGGTTTGGTGGTTGCGGGCGAACACCCGACTCCGATTGGTGTTTGTGATTTTGTCACTACCACCACTCACAAAACATTACGTGGGCCAAGAGGAGGACTCATCCTTTCCTCGAGCGAACACGAAAAGATTTTGAACTCAAGAGTATTCCCTGGAATCCAGGGTGGACCACTCATGCATGTGATTGCTGCAAAAGCAGTAGCGTTTGGCGAAGCCCTAAGACCTGATTTCAAAACTTACATCCAACAAGTGGTAAAAAATGCAAAGGTTCTTTCGGAAGTATTCCAAAAACGTGGATTCCGAGTGGTTTCCGGTGGAACGGACAATCATATCGTTCTTTTAGATGTGTCTGTCAAAGGACTCACAGGAAAAGACGCAGCGGATGGACTTGATCATATTGGAGTGACCGTAAATAAAAATGCCATTCCTTTTGATAAAAATCCACCGGCGGTTGCTTCCGGAATTCGACTGGGAACTCCCGCTCTTACCACTCGTGGGTTAAAAGAAAAAGAAATCGAAGCGGTTGGAAATCTAATCTGCGATTACCTGGATCATTTTGGTGATGCCACTTGGGAATCCAAAGTGAAACAAGCTGTGAAAGAAATCACTTCCGCTTTCCCTATGAAACAATTCCGATTGGAAGACTAA
- a CDS encoding biotin/lipoate A/B protein ligase family protein → MNSKVFYFPQIPPRSPYYNLAIEEALSLQLVSQNLTAGVRLWKNPDSIILGLSENPFRNVKEDVVTKYETEARTKGFQKKPKPNFCYIARRASGGGTVFHSLTGNINYSLYVNLNQRKELFPVKDSYDILLGIVAKSLSKQGIHCSPKGKSDLVLEKNGIFKKISGNAQFRKRNCVVQHGTLILEETLITRVAEVLHHPPEEPDYRKERSHKDFLTSLPDFFSESTWAKDLVSEVFSYLGEPKPEDFSKISFFGPDFSTFRKLVLQESESIRKKKYQNPDYTLHREIPT, encoded by the coding sequence GTGAATTCTAAAGTATTCTATTTTCCACAAATTCCTCCCAGATCACCTTACTATAATTTGGCGATCGAGGAGGCTTTGTCTCTCCAGTTGGTTTCCCAAAATCTCACTGCGGGGGTCAGGCTGTGGAAAAATCCAGATTCCATTATTTTAGGCCTTTCGGAAAATCCTTTCCGCAATGTCAAAGAAGACGTTGTAACTAAATACGAAACGGAAGCCCGCACCAAGGGATTCCAAAAAAAACCAAAACCTAATTTTTGTTATATTGCGAGACGGGCATCCGGTGGAGGTACAGTATTTCACTCCCTCACAGGAAATATCAACTATTCCCTCTATGTAAATTTAAATCAAAGAAAAGAACTCTTTCCTGTGAAAGATTCCTACGATATCCTTCTTGGTATTGTTGCCAAATCCTTAAGTAAACAAGGTATCCATTGTTCTCCCAAGGGTAAGTCCGATTTGGTTTTGGAAAAAAATGGAATTTTTAAAAAGATTTCAGGGAACGCTCAGTTTCGAAAACGTAATTGTGTTGTCCAACATGGCACTTTGATTTTAGAAGAAACTCTGATCACACGAGTGGCGGAAGTCCTCCACCACCCACCAGAAGAACCAGACTATCGCAAAGAAAGAAGTCATAAGGATTTTCTCACCTCTTTGCCAGATTTTTTTTCGGAAAGTACTTGGGCAAAAGATCTCGTTTCTGAAGTATTTTCCTATTTAGGAGAACCAAAGCCCGAAGATTTTTCAAAAATTTCCTTCTTTGGCCCGGACTTTTCTACTTTTCGGAAACTCGTCCTCCAGGAATCTGAATCTATTCGTAAGAAGAAATACCAAAATCCAGACTATACACTCCACAGAGAAATTCCCACATGA
- a CDS encoding rhomboid family intramembrane serine protease: MASRYPGYELRFGPPMVPVVRTLIIINAILFLLQMATKLTFQSPLIELYFGLTPELVFNGWVWQLVSYAFLHGSFLHILFNMLSLWMFGSELAEIWGERAFLKFYLFTAFLGGVCTIAAHFFGIPQGLVVGASASIYGLLVAYAMTWPNRELLVFLIFPMRAKYFVMIVMLMVLFAQGERVAHFAHLGGAIGGLFLMKVYTGWKKTATSLPTWSLSRYLQKRRFKRYQEEMAKRENAKTKVDELLEKISKNGMESLSRSERKFLNDASQKYFNE; the protein is encoded by the coding sequence ATGGCCTCTCGTTACCCAGGATATGAACTCCGATTTGGACCTCCCATGGTCCCCGTTGTACGCACTCTCATCATAATCAATGCAATTCTCTTTCTCCTGCAGATGGCAACGAAACTTACCTTCCAGTCGCCCTTAATAGAACTCTATTTTGGGCTCACCCCAGAACTGGTTTTTAATGGTTGGGTCTGGCAACTCGTTAGTTACGCTTTTCTGCATGGAAGTTTCCTCCATATTCTTTTTAATATGCTGAGCCTTTGGATGTTTGGTTCAGAACTCGCAGAAATTTGGGGAGAACGCGCTTTTTTAAAATTCTACCTGTTTACCGCGTTTCTTGGTGGGGTATGTACCATAGCTGCCCATTTTTTTGGCATCCCCCAGGGACTTGTCGTTGGTGCCAGTGCCAGTATCTATGGCCTACTCGTTGCTTATGCGATGACTTGGCCCAACCGTGAACTTCTTGTTTTTCTCATTTTTCCCATGCGAGCCAAATACTTTGTGATGATTGTCATGCTTATGGTTCTTTTTGCGCAAGGGGAACGAGTGGCCCATTTTGCTCACTTAGGTGGGGCCATTGGTGGACTCTTCTTAATGAAAGTCTATACAGGTTGGAAAAAAACTGCGACCTCCCTACCAACTTGGTCTTTGTCTCGGTATTTACAAAAACGTAGATTCAAACGTTACCAAGAGGAAATGGCCAAAAGAGAAAATGCAAAAACAAAAGTGGATGAACTTTTGGAAAAAATTTCTAAAAATGGAATGGAGTCCCTTTCTCGTAGCGAACGAAAATTCCTTAACGACGCTTCGCAAAAATACTTCAACGAGTGA
- a CDS encoding MBL fold metallo-hydrolase: protein MIVQLYGVRGSIASPLRNQDYRKKIIDILDLYRKTGARVSADEFWQDLPYHLKFVTGSDTTCVSVTDDEGEVYILDMGTGLRNLGDELVSEYFSSKLKRTVSFFITHTHWDHIQGLPFFKPIYFPDFLLNFYSPYSDLESRLQKQQEPEYFPVSLDGTGSSKDFKLFFPGDVLEFASGMKVECYPLKHPGGSFAYKFTNRAGKIFIFATDAEFTGGDMDLIHECYPFFAEADLLILDTQYTLDESFSKFDWGHTAYTMSVNCASSWKVKNLVLTHHEPSYSDEKIYEIYNDAKLHKEQLGEKKLKIHLAREGLRFHL, encoded by the coding sequence GTGATTGTGCAACTCTACGGAGTCCGCGGCTCCATAGCGAGTCCCCTCCGAAACCAAGACTACCGCAAAAAAATTATCGATATTCTGGACCTCTACAGGAAAACGGGGGCTCGGGTTTCGGCGGATGAGTTTTGGCAAGACCTCCCTTACCATCTAAAATTTGTCACAGGATCTGACACTACTTGCGTTTCTGTCACAGACGACGAGGGAGAAGTCTACATTTTGGACATGGGAACGGGTCTCCGGAATTTAGGGGACGAACTTGTTTCAGAATATTTTTCTAGTAAGTTAAAAAGGACAGTCTCTTTTTTTATCACCCACACCCACTGGGACCATATCCAGGGCCTTCCTTTCTTCAAACCCATTTATTTTCCAGATTTCCTTCTGAATTTTTATTCTCCGTATTCGGATTTAGAATCCAGGCTTCAAAAACAGCAAGAACCAGAATACTTTCCGGTTTCCTTGGATGGAACGGGGTCCTCTAAGGACTTTAAACTTTTTTTTCCTGGAGATGTTTTGGAATTTGCATCGGGAATGAAGGTAGAGTGTTACCCACTGAAACATCCGGGTGGGTCTTTTGCTTACAAGTTTACAAACAGGGCTGGTAAAATTTTTATTTTTGCCACTGATGCGGAATTTACAGGAGGGGATATGGACTTAATCCATGAATGTTATCCTTTCTTTGCTGAGGCAGATTTACTCATACTCGACACCCAATACACGTTAGACGAATCTTTCTCCAAGTTTGATTGGGGCCACACGGCATACACTATGTCTGTGAACTGCGCCTCCTCTTGGAAGGTAAAGAACTTGGTTTTAACTCATCACGAACCAAGTTACTCCGATGAAAAAATTTACGAAATTTATAATGATGCCAAACTCCACAAAGAGCAGTTAGGCGAAAAAAAATTAAAAATTCATTTAGCAAGGGAAGGATTGCGATTCCACCTATAA
- a CDS encoding penicillin-binding protein 1A, which translates to MNKEKTLRITITTFFSIALLGGFFFGYILSEVNKGKELQKLASYQPTTPTKLYDSNGVLFAELYRHKQELLKYSDIPPHVIHAFLSVEDDNFFNHFGIDFLAIVRAAIKNVFAGRIVQGGSTLTQQLAKTILQQRKKTFGRKFLEALLTLQIEQEYTKEEILEIYFNLIYLGHGTTGLSSAANVYFQKDVRDLSIAEAAMLARLPKAPVTYSPFKNPKEAKQAQMVVLGLMAKNGFIPKDQVQKIHDDFWDRYWPVVITQSPSRSTWGAKLNRAPYFTEWVRQILEKELGEEALYTGGLRVYTTIDIRKQEIAEEELRKGLIEQDKYAFGANFRYVGRADRGLVSLYNLFGSIFPVGVPYVTSLDDRQVFRLHLEKEMAPALELLTDFIPSENESSAVKEFQRSSLVFSSNLHVEGAIVTIDHQTGYIQTMVGGSRFSPKNQFNRAMQARRQTGSAFKPFVYAAAIQNRAVGSGTGIMDAPLTTITEEGEGYSPQDISGDFRGMVPLSRALSLSLNIVSVQVLMRTGTDAVIDFASKVTKTNKARFPTGPALALGVAELTPYEMALGYSILANKGKDVIPFSVRYVLNQSGTVVYNKEKEVQETLAEEAKNGSIQIIPEATAYIIKQMLIGVAMGGTPTQALRAADKGNYKGESGGKTGSTSSYTNVWYAGFDPKYTSIVWMGFDKSSLSLGKGVTAAGVAAPIWGKIYSRWYNEGPYPAFYPNGRAEEIPADVVKGATCAFNGLSPGPNCPLVGNLFLKPITIAGRTLAVPGGRQCDGDRDHYRSMDLTDFLQRELEISDEELK; encoded by the coding sequence ATGAACAAAGAAAAAACACTTCGAATCACTATTACAACTTTCTTTAGTATTGCACTCCTTGGGGGATTCTTTTTTGGATACATCCTCTCCGAGGTAAACAAAGGAAAAGAGTTACAAAAGTTGGCGTCTTACCAACCCACAACTCCTACCAAACTCTATGATTCGAATGGGGTTTTGTTTGCAGAGCTTTATCGCCACAAACAAGAATTATTAAAATACAGCGACATTCCTCCTCATGTCATCCATGCCTTTTTATCAGTTGAGGATGATAACTTTTTCAACCATTTCGGAATCGATTTTTTGGCTATTGTACGTGCAGCAATAAAAAACGTATTCGCTGGACGGATTGTCCAAGGTGGGTCTACTCTCACCCAACAGTTAGCAAAAACCATCTTACAACAAAGGAAAAAAACTTTTGGTCGTAAGTTTTTAGAGGCACTTCTCACCTTACAAATTGAACAAGAGTATACCAAAGAAGAAATTTTAGAAATTTATTTTAACTTAATTTATTTAGGTCATGGAACCACAGGGCTTTCTTCTGCGGCCAATGTTTACTTTCAAAAAGATGTGAGAGATTTAAGCATTGCAGAAGCCGCTATGCTTGCAAGGCTACCGAAAGCTCCTGTAACTTATTCCCCATTTAAAAATCCGAAAGAAGCAAAACAAGCCCAGATGGTTGTTTTAGGCCTAATGGCTAAAAACGGTTTCATTCCGAAGGACCAGGTGCAAAAAATCCATGATGATTTTTGGGATCGGTATTGGCCTGTTGTCATCACACAATCTCCTTCTCGTTCCACTTGGGGGGCAAAACTCAACCGAGCTCCTTATTTTACGGAATGGGTGCGGCAAATTCTAGAGAAGGAACTTGGGGAAGAGGCTTTGTATACGGGTGGTTTACGAGTGTATACAACCATCGACATTAGAAAACAAGAGATCGCCGAAGAGGAACTCAGAAAAGGCCTAATTGAACAGGATAAATATGCATTTGGAGCAAACTTCCGTTATGTGGGTCGGGCCGACAGGGGTCTTGTTTCATTGTACAATCTATTCGGTTCTATTTTTCCTGTGGGAGTTCCTTACGTAACAAGTTTGGATGATAGACAAGTATTTCGTCTTCATTTAGAAAAGGAAATGGCTCCAGCCTTGGAACTATTGACTGACTTTATTCCTTCAGAAAATGAAAGTTCTGCAGTCAAAGAGTTTCAAAGGTCTTCCCTTGTGTTTTCATCCAATTTACACGTAGAAGGTGCTATTGTCACGATCGACCACCAAACTGGTTATATCCAGACAATGGTGGGTGGTTCCAGGTTCTCTCCGAAAAATCAGTTCAACCGGGCTATGCAAGCAAGACGCCAAACTGGATCTGCTTTCAAACCCTTTGTATATGCAGCAGCCATCCAAAATAGGGCTGTGGGATCTGGAACGGGAATTATGGATGCTCCTCTTACAACAATTACCGAAGAAGGAGAAGGGTATTCTCCGCAAGACATCTCGGGTGATTTTAGAGGAATGGTTCCCCTTTCCCGCGCACTTTCTTTATCTTTAAATATTGTTTCTGTGCAAGTGCTGATGAGGACAGGAACCGACGCAGTCATTGATTTTGCTTCCAAAGTAACAAAAACAAATAAAGCTCGGTTTCCCACTGGTCCCGCTTTGGCGCTGGGTGTCGCAGAACTCACTCCTTATGAAATGGCACTAGGTTATTCGATTCTTGCAAACAAAGGAAAGGATGTGATTCCTTTTAGTGTTCGTTATGTATTGAATCAAAGTGGAACTGTGGTTTATAATAAAGAAAAGGAAGTCCAGGAAACTCTTGCTGAAGAAGCAAAAAATGGATCCATTCAAATCATTCCCGAGGCCACTGCTTACATCATAAAACAAATGTTAATCGGTGTAGCTATGGGGGGAACTCCCACACAAGCCCTTCGTGCGGCCGATAAAGGAAATTATAAGGGAGAGTCTGGTGGAAAAACTGGATCCACTTCTTCTTATACCAATGTTTGGTATGCTGGGTTTGACCCGAAATACACCTCTATCGTTTGGATGGGATTCGATAAATCCTCTCTTTCTCTTGGTAAAGGGGTGACTGCAGCAGGTGTTGCAGCACCAATTTGGGGTAAAATTTATTCTCGTTGGTACAATGAAGGTCCATACCCGGCATTTTATCCGAATGGCCGGGCAGAAGAGATCCCTGCCGATGTGGTGAAGGGAGCCACCTGTGCATTCAATGGACTTTCTCCAGGGCCGAATTGTCCTTTAGTAGGAAATTTATTTCTAAAACCCATCACCATCGCTGGTCGCACCTTGGCCGTTCCTGGTGGTAGGCAATGTGATGGTGACCGCGATCATTACCGCTCGATGGACCTAACTGACTTTCTTCAAAGAGAATTAGAAATCTCAGATGAGGAATTAAAATAA
- a CDS encoding tetratricopeptide repeat protein — translation MKKAILPILVLALTASISAGESSFMNEDLDSLISQYDKDTLTAISNELVKLASDEEGMGEFDLASGHYSRAIKIREAIGMSEHKSFASIQYLASLAHSKAGNFCEASTHAKKASEGFRQHGITKFEQKANLEHKEYARACAVVAFR, via the coding sequence ATGAAAAAAGCAATTCTACCCATTCTAGTTTTGGCACTCACTGCTTCCATTTCTGCCGGCGAGTCTTCTTTTATGAATGAAGACCTTGATTCCCTCATTAGCCAATACGACAAAGATACTTTGACCGCAATCTCTAACGAACTTGTAAAACTTGCCAGTGATGAAGAGGGGATGGGAGAGTTTGATTTAGCTTCCGGACATTATTCGCGAGCAATTAAAATTAGAGAAGCAATCGGAATGAGCGAACATAAAAGTTTTGCTTCCATTCAGTACTTAGCAAGCCTTGCTCATTCTAAAGCAGGAAACTTTTGCGAAGCTTCCACACATGCTAAAAAAGCAAGTGAAGGATTCCGCCAACATGGAATTACTAAATTTGAACAAAAAGCAAATCTAGAACATAAAGAATACGCACGAGCTTGTGCGGTTGTAGCTTTTAGATAA